The sequence below is a genomic window from Longimicrobium sp..
CGCGCGGTAGCTCTCGGCCACGGCGCGCTCGCGCGGCGTGTAGGGATACGCCGTGGCTTCTTCGGGCGTGGGGATGGGGCCGAACTCGCGCCGCTGCAGCCGCACCCACGCCAGCTGCATGGACGAGGCGAGAAACTCCGCTTCGTCGCGCGTTTCGGCGCACACGGCGGACACCGCCACGATGGCGTGCGGCGCCGGGAACGCGTCCGACGGCTGAAAGCTCTCGCGGTAGGCCTGGAACGCGGGCGCGGGCGGGCTGGGGCTGAAGTGCCGCGCGAACGAGTAGCCCAGCCCCAGCGAGCCCGCCAGCCGGGCGCTCGCGCCGCTGGAGCCCAGCAGCCACACCGGCGGCAGCGGCACGTCGCCGGGCACCACGCGCACCCCGCGGAAGGGGTGCCCCTCGCCGTAGCCGCCGCGCGAAAGCGAGAACATCTCCTCCAGCTGCTGCGGAAACTGCTCGGCGTCGAAGGGCCGCAGCGCGCTCGACGTCACCGGGTCCGTCCCCGGGGCCCGGCCG
It includes:
- a CDS encoding LLM class flavin-dependent oxidoreductase — encoded protein: MAVPLSVLDLAPVASGSTASEALRNAVDLAQFAERLGFARCWYAEHHGMPSIASSVPEIVIAHVAAATSRIRLGSGGIMLPNHAPLRIAEAFHTLNALHPGRIDLGIGRAPGTDPVTSSALRPFDAEQFPQQLEEMFSLSRGGYGEGHPFRGVRVVPGDVPLPPVWLLGSSGASARLAGSLGLGYSFARHFSPSPPAPAFQAYRESFQPSDAFPAPHAIVAVSAVCAETRDEAEFLASSMQLAWVRLQRREFGPIPTPEEATAYPYTPRERAVAESYRALTFVGTPADVRERIDAVVVETGTDEVMVITTVHSHAARRRSYELLAREYGIG